In Candidatus Methylomirabilis sp., the genomic window GGGAAAACCGCAGATGTCCAGGGGATCCGAGTCCGGGACCGGTACACCCTGGAGCTGCGCCTGGGGGAGCGCTTCCCGCCCTTCCTGGCCCTCCTGGCCTACCCGGCGGCCATGGTGGTGCCCCGGGAAGCGGTGGAGCAGGCGGGCGCCGATTTCTCTACGCGTCCTGTCGGGACGGGCCCCTTCCGCCTGACGGAGTGGCGGCGGGATGACCGGCTAGTCCTCACGGCGAACCCCGACTACTTCCGGGGGCGCCCGCACCTGGATCGGATCGTCTTCCGGATCATCCCCGAGGACTTGACCCGTCTCCAGGAGTTCAAGGCCGGAACCCTCCACCACAGCGACGTGCCGGCGGGGCTCTATCAGTCCATCGTGGCGGACCCGGCCCTGCGGGGGCGGCTGCACTCCCAGTCCATCCTGGGGATCCAGGCCGTTCGTTTGAACGTGGAGGTCCCGCCGTTCGCCGGGAACCGGAAACTCCGCCAGGCCTTCAATCACGCCGTGGACAAGGAGGCCTTCGCCCGGGTCATCATGGAGGGGCGGGTGAAGCCCGCCGCCGGCATCCTCCCCCCGGGGATGCCCGGCTACAGCGGGGGTCTGGCCGGGTATCCCTTCGACCGGGCCCGGGCGGGGCAGCTCCTCGCGGAGGCGGGCTTTCCGGAGGGAAAGGGACTCCCCCCGCTTGCGCTCCACTACAACACAAGCCTGACCAACCGGCGGCTCGCCGAGTTCGTCCAGGCGCAGCTCGCCGAGGTCGGGGTGAAGGTCGAGCTCGCCGCTCTCGACTGGCCGGCCTACCTCAAGCTGGTGGACGCCGGGCAGACCCAGATGCACCGCATGGGCTGGATCGCCGATTACCCGGATCCGGAGAACTTCCTGACCGTCCTCTTCCACAGCAGGAACATCGGGGCCCGCGGGAACACCAGCCGCTACCGGAACCCGGAGGTGGACGCCCTGCTGGATCGCGCGGACCGGACCATGGGCGAGGCGGAGCGGGTCCGCCTCTACCAGCAGGCCGAGCGGCGGATCGTCGAGGATGCGCCCTGGATTTTCCTGAACTATTACAGCACCGACCTCCTGGTTCACCCCGCGGTCCGGAACCTCCTGGAGCAGCTCTCCCCGATGGATTCCTCGCCCACCGTCAGCCTGGTGCAGATGCGCCTGGTCTGGCTCGCGGAGTGATGCATGGGGCTCCTTCCCTTCGCCGTCCGCCGGGCGCTCCAGCTCATCCCGGTCCTCCTGGGCCTCACGCTCATCGTCTTCGCCCTGCAGGCTGTTGCGTTGGGGGATCCGGTGCGGGCCGCCATGGGGCAGCGGGGGGACCCCGAGGCGATCGCCCGCATCCGGGCCGACTACGGCCTGGACGCCCCCCTCTGGGTCCAGTACGGACGGTACCTCGGCCGGCTCCTCCGAGGGGACCTGGGGCGCTCTTTTCGCCAGCAGGTGCCCGTGGCTGACCTGATCGTCGAGCGCCTCCCGGCCACCGTGCGCCTGGCGGTCGCCGCCATGGGCCTCGCCGCACTGCTGGGAGTGGCGGCCGGGGTCGCCTCCGCCGTCACGCACGGCCGGATGCTGGACGCCGCCATCATGACCGTGGCCCTCCTGGGGATCTCCACCCCGGTCTTCTGGCTCGGCATGATTCTCATCCTCCTCTTTGCCGTGACGCTCGGTTGGTTCCCGATTTCGGGGTACGGGGACGGAGACTGGCGCCACCTGGTCCTGCCCGCCCTCGCCCTCGGGGCGCTGCACGTCGGCTACATCGCCCGGATGACCCGCGGGAGCCTCCTCGAGGTCCTCCGGGAGGATTACCTCCGGACCGCCCGGGCCAAAGGGCTCCGGGAAGGGGTGGTTCTCCTCAAGCACGGGCTGCGCAATGCGAGCCTCCCCATCCTCACCCTCATGGGCATCGGGATCGGAGACCTGCTGGTGGGCGCACCCCTGACCGAGACCGTCTTCGCCTGGCCGGGCCTCGGCCGCCTGCTGGTGACGGCGGTGGCGAACCGCGACCTCCCCGTGGTCCTGGGGGCCACCCTCCTCTTCGCCCTCATCTATGTGGCGGCGAACTTTCTGGTCGATTGCTGTTACGTGCTGGCGGATCCCCGCATCCGGCTGGCGGGGGAGAGGCGGTGAGGCGGGAGGGGAGGGGAGGGCTGCTGCAGCACCGGGGGGCGCTGGCCGGCAGCATCCTGGTCCTCGGGGTCCTGGCGGCCGCCCTGCTGGCACCGGTCCTCGCCCCCTACGATCCGGCCCGCGTGCCGAGCGACCTGGCCAGCCGAAGCCTCCGTCCCCCGGGGCGGGAGCACTGGCTGGGCACCGATCTCCTCGGGCGGGACCTGCTCAGCCGGATCCTGCACGGGTCCCGGGTCTCGCTCCTGGTGGGGTTCGCGGTGGCGCTCCTCACCGGTGCGGTGGGGACGGCAGTCGGCTTGCTCGCCGGGTTTTACGCTGGTAAGATAGACGCCGTTTTCATGCGGGTCACCGATGCGGTGATGGCTTTCCCCACGCTGGTCCTGGCGATCGCGGCCGTAGCGGTCCTGGACCGGCCGGGACTGGTCGCGATCATCCTGGTCCTCACGGCCGTCCAGTGGACGACGGTGGCTCGCTTGATCCGGGGAGCGGTGCTGACCCTTCGGGAGCGGGAGTTCGTGGCGGCGGCCCACGCGCTCGGGGCGCGCGATCTCCGGATTCTGGCGCGGCACCTCCTCCCGAACTGCCTCGCCCCCCTGTTGGTTTCGACCACCTTCGGGGTGGCCAGCAACATCCTGGCTGAGGCGGGGCTCTCCTTCCTGGGGCTGGGAGTCCAGCCCCCCGCGGTGAGCTGGGGCTCCCTCCTTTCTGAAGGAGCGGTCTACCTTACCGTAAAACCCTGGCTGGTGATTTTCCCCGGCCTGGCGATCACCCTGACCGTTCTCGGGTGCAATCTCACCGGCGATGGCCTCCGGGACCTCCTGGAGCCGCGCCTGAGCCGCTAACCAATGGGACCCGCTGGCAGCAACAGCGACCTCCTGCGCATCGAGAACCTCCAGACCTATTTCTTCACCGATGCGGGCATCGTGCGGGCGGTGGACGGGGTCTCCCTGCGGATCGCGCCGGGGGAGACGCTCGGGGTGGTGGGAGAGTCGGGGTGCGGGAAGACCGTGACGGCCCTCTCCATCCTCCGGTTGGTGCCGGATCCCCCGGGGCGGATCGTGGGGGGCCGGATCATCTTCGAGGGAACGGAGCTCCTCGGGCTGGACTCCGAGCGGATGCGGAAGATGCGGGGGAGCGCCATCTCCATGATCTTCCAGGAGCCCATGACGTCCCTGAACCCGGTCTTCACGGTAGGGGACCAGATCGCCGAGGGGGTCCGGCTCCACCAGGGGCTCTCCCGCCGGGCGGCCTGGGACCGCGCGGTGGAGATGCTCCGGCTGGTGCAGATTCCCGACCCGGACCGCCGCGCGCGGGAGTACCCGCACCAGCTTTCGGGGGGGATGCGCCAGCGGGTCATGATCGCCATGGCCCTCGCGTGCGGGCCGCGGCTCCTCATCGCCGATGAGCCCACGACCGCCCTGGACGTCACCATCCAGGCGCAGATCCTCGAGCTCCTCGTCCGGCTGAAGGAGGAACTGGGGATGGCGGTCATGCTGATCACCCACGACCTGGGGGTCATCGCCGACACGGCCCAGCGCGTCGTCGTGATGTACGCCGGGCGGGTGGTGGAGGAGGCGCCCGTCCGGGACCTCTTCGCGAACCCGAGACACCCCTACACCCAGGGGCTCCTCGCCTCGATCCCGACGCTGGAGAAGGGAGCGGGGGGCCGCAAGCGCCTGCAGGCGATCCCCGGGCTGGTCCCGAGCCTCCTCGAACTCCCGCGCGGGTGCCGGTTCAGCGACCGATGCCCGCTGGCGGTCCCCGAGTGCCGGACGGGGGAGCCGGAGCTCCGGGCCGTCAGCCCAGAGCACCGTGCCCGCTGCATCTTCGCCTGAGGGCCCGGGAGAATGATGGACGCGCCGCTCCTCGCCGTCACCGACCTGAAGAAGTACTTCCGAGTCCGCCGGGGCCTCCTCTGGGGGCAGGCCGGCCTCGTGCGGGCGGTGGACGGGGTCTCCTTCAGCCTCCGGAAGGGCGAGACGCTCGGGTTGGTGGGCGAGTCGGGCTGCGGCAAGTCCACGACCGGCCGCTGCATCCTGCGCCTCCTGGACCCGACGGCGGGGAAGGTGGTCTTCGACGGCGTCTCCGTCTTCGACGCTAGTCGGGAGGAGATGCGGCGCCTCCGCCGCCAGATGCAGATCATTTTCCAGGACCCGTACTCCTCGCTGAACCCGCGCATGTCGGTGGAGCAGATCGTGGGGGAGGGGATGGTCATCCACCGGCTGGCGCGGGGGGCGGAGCGGCGGGACCGGATCGCGGACCTCCTGCGCAAGGTGGGCCTGAGTCCCGACCACATGAAGCGGTATCCCCACGAGTTCTCCGGCGGCCAGCGCCAGCGGATCGGGATCGCCCGGGCGCTGGCGGTGAGCCCCTCCCTCATCATCGCCGATGAGCCCATCTCGGCCCTGGACGTTTCCATCCAGGCCCAGGTCCTGAACCTCCTCCAGGACCTCCAGGAGGAATTCGGTCTCACCTACCTCTTCATCGCGCACGACCTGCGCGTCGTGGAGCACATCAGCGACCACGTTGCCGTCATGTACCTGGGCCAGATCGTGGAGCTGGCCGAGAGCCGGGAGCTGTACCGGAACCCGCTCCACCCGTACACGCAGGCGCTCCTGTCGGCGATCCCGATCCCCGATCCGACGGTCAAGCGGGAGCGGATTCTCCTCGCGGGGGACCCTCCGAGCCCCCTCCACCCCCCCAGCGGGTGCCGTTTCCATACCCGCTGTCCCAAGCGGTTCGAGCCCTGCGACCGGCAAGAGCCGGTCCTCCGGGAGGTGCAGCGAGGCCACTGGGTCTCCTGCCACCTGTACTGATCATGCCGACGTTTCACATCGTCACGTTCGGATGCCAGGCCAACGAGGCGGACTCGGAGCGGATGGCCGGGGCGCTCCTCGCCGCCGGGTACCGGGAGGCGCCCTCGGCCGAGGAGGCGGACCTCATCCTCCTGAACACGTGCAGCATCCGGGAAAAGGCAGAGCAGAAGGTCTACAGCCTCCTGGGCAGGTATCAGGCCCTCAAGCGCGAGCGCCCCCACGTGAAGATCGGGCTCACAGGATGCCTCGGGCAGCTCACGGGGGCGGCCCTCCAGCGCCGCTTCCCGAGCCTTGACCTCGTTCTGGGGACGGGGCAGATGCTGAAGGTGCCGGCGCTCCTCCTGGAGCGGCCCGGCCTCCCGGTCAGCCTGCGGCCGACCGAGCCCATGCCCACCTACGTGGGAACGCCCCCGCCCCTGCGGCAGAGCCGGGTCAGCGCGTTCGTGAACATCATGGAGGGGTGCAATTACTTCTGCACCTTTTGCGTGGTCCCCTACACCCGGGGGCGGGAGCGGAGCCGTCCGGTCGCGGATGTCCTGGCGGAGGTGGAGGACCTCCTGCGAGAGGGCTACCAGGAAGTGACCCTGCTCGGGCAGACCGTGAACGCCTACGGGAAGACGCTCCAGCCCCGGACCACCTTCGCTGCGCTCCTCCGGCAGATCGACGCGCTCGCCGGGGGGCACCTACGGATCCGGTTCACGTCTCCGCACCCGCGGGAAGTGACCCCCGACCTCTACGCGGCCATGGCCGAGTGCCGGGGGGTCTGCGAGCACCTGCACCTGCCCGTTCAGTCGGGCTCGGACCGCGTCCTCGCGCGGATGCGGCGGCTCTACACCAGGACCCAGTACCTGGAGGTGGTCCGGTGCCTCCGGGAGGCGGTTCCCGACGTGGCGGTGAGCACCGACCTGATCGTCGGCTTCCCCGGGGAGACGGAGGAGGACCACCGTCAGACGCTCGAGCTCCTGCAGGGAGTCCAGTACGACAGCCTGTTCGCCTTCTGCTACTCCCCCCGTCCCCATACGCCGGCGGGGGAGTACCCGGACCAGCTCCCGGAGCCGGTCAAGCGGGAGCGGCTCGCCGAGGTTTTTGCCCTCCAGGCGGGAATCGCCCTGGAGAAGAACCGGGCGCGCATCGGGCGAGTCGAGGAGGTCCTCGTGGAGCGGGGGCCGAGCGAAAAGGAGGGAAGCCTGGCGTCGGGCCGGACCCGACAGAACAAGTGGGTCCACTTTGCCGCGGAGTGTCCCGATGTGAGAACAAAGATAAGTACAGATATTACAGAGGCTTACACCTATTACCTTAAGGGGAAGCATCACCAAGGGCTGCTGTCGGTAAGTCCTTGGAAAGACAGGGATTCCTGGCGCAAAGGTGACGGGAAAAATGCGGAAAACTCTTGACAAAGAAAAATCGAGCACTTATGATCCGCGCGGTTAACCAGTTTCCCATGACATCCGGACTGAGGGCTGAGCAGGGACAACCGCATCGCTAGGCCAGGACACGGGCCAATACGAAGGGAGGAGAGGGCCAGCCCATGGCAAACCTCACGCCCCAAGCGAAGCGCCTGATCATACTTGGCCTGGTCGGGATTGTCCTTGTCGGGGGCGGCGTCGTGGTCAACAACTTCCTTCTCGCGCCATCCCCACCGCCTCCCGCGGCTCCCATTCGCCCGGTCCTGCCCCCTCCGCGCCCGCCCGCGGCTAGCCCCGCACCGGCGCCACAGGCCGCTCCGGCACCGGCCCCGAGACCCCAGGCCGCCGTCCCGTCTCCAGGCCTGGGGATGCCCCCGGCTCCGGCGGCGCCGGAGGCCCCACCGAAGCTACCCATGGCGGCCGCCGCCCCCGGGAGCTACGGGCTGCAGGTTGGCGCCTTCGCGGTGAAGGCGAACGCTGAAAAGCTCCAGAAGCGCCTGGAGGAGAAGGGGTACGCTGTGACCGTCCGGCAGGCCAGCCCTCGAGTCCCTCGGCACCGCGTCCTGGTGGGCACGTACACCGCGAAGGCGGACGCCGAAGCGCAGCGGGAAAAGGTGGTCGAGGCGGGCGCCAAGGGAGCCAAGGTGGTCCCGGCGGCCGGCGGGAAGCTCACCGTCGAGGCGGGAACCTTCCGGAGCCTGGACGCCGCGATCGATCTCGCCCGCGAGCTCCAGAAGTCGGGCCTGGCACCGCGCATCGATTCCCGGCCGACGACGACGGGCCTCTTCCAGGTGCGGGTCGGGGCC contains:
- a CDS encoding ABC transporter permease, whose amino-acid sequence is MRREGRGGLLQHRGALAGSILVLGVLAAALLAPVLAPYDPARVPSDLASRSLRPPGREHWLGTDLLGRDLLSRILHGSRVSLLVGFAVALLTGAVGTAVGLLAGFYAGKIDAVFMRVTDAVMAFPTLVLAIAAVAVLDRPGLVAIILVLTAVQWTTVARLIRGAVLTLREREFVAAAHALGARDLRILARHLLPNCLAPLLVSTTFGVASNILAEAGLSFLGLGVQPPAVSWGSLLSEGAVYLTVKPWLVIFPGLAITLTVLGCNLTGDGLRDLLEPRLSR
- the miaB gene encoding tRNA (N6-isopentenyl adenosine(37)-C2)-methylthiotransferase MiaB, giving the protein MPTFHIVTFGCQANEADSERMAGALLAAGYREAPSAEEADLILLNTCSIREKAEQKVYSLLGRYQALKRERPHVKIGLTGCLGQLTGAALQRRFPSLDLVLGTGQMLKVPALLLERPGLPVSLRPTEPMPTYVGTPPPLRQSRVSAFVNIMEGCNYFCTFCVVPYTRGRERSRPVADVLAEVEDLLREGYQEVTLLGQTVNAYGKTLQPRTTFAALLRQIDALAGGHLRIRFTSPHPREVTPDLYAAMAECRGVCEHLHLPVQSGSDRVLARMRRLYTRTQYLEVVRCLREAVPDVAVSTDLIVGFPGETEEDHRQTLELLQGVQYDSLFAFCYSPRPHTPAGEYPDQLPEPVKRERLAEVFALQAGIALEKNRARIGRVEEVLVERGPSEKEGSLASGRTRQNKWVHFAAECPDVRTKISTDITEAYTYYLKGKHHQGLLSVSPWKDRDSWRKGDGKNAENS
- a CDS encoding dipeptide ABC transporter ATP-binding protein; its protein translation is MDAPLLAVTDLKKYFRVRRGLLWGQAGLVRAVDGVSFSLRKGETLGLVGESGCGKSTTGRCILRLLDPTAGKVVFDGVSVFDASREEMRRLRRQMQIIFQDPYSSLNPRMSVEQIVGEGMVIHRLARGAERRDRIADLLRKVGLSPDHMKRYPHEFSGGQRQRIGIARALAVSPSLIIADEPISALDVSIQAQVLNLLQDLQEEFGLTYLFIAHDLRVVEHISDHVAVMYLGQIVELAESRELYRNPLHPYTQALLSAIPIPDPTVKRERILLAGDPPSPLHPPSGCRFHTRCPKRFEPCDRQEPVLREVQRGHWVSCHLY
- a CDS encoding ABC transporter ATP-binding protein; the protein is MGPAGSNSDLLRIENLQTYFFTDAGIVRAVDGVSLRIAPGETLGVVGESGCGKTVTALSILRLVPDPPGRIVGGRIIFEGTELLGLDSERMRKMRGSAISMIFQEPMTSLNPVFTVGDQIAEGVRLHQGLSRRAAWDRAVEMLRLVQIPDPDRRAREYPHQLSGGMRQRVMIAMALACGPRLLIADEPTTALDVTIQAQILELLVRLKEELGMAVMLITHDLGVIADTAQRVVVMYAGRVVEEAPVRDLFANPRHPYTQGLLASIPTLEKGAGGRKRLQAIPGLVPSLLELPRGCRFSDRCPLAVPECRTGEPELRAVSPEHRARCIFA
- a CDS encoding SPOR domain-containing protein, which codes for MAAAAPGSYGLQVGAFAVKANAEKLQKRLEEKGYAVTVRQASPRVPRHRVLVGTYTAKADAEAQREKVVEAGAKGAKVVPAAGGKLTVEAGTFRSLDAAIDLARELQKSGLAPRIDSRPTTTGLFQVRVGAYANPQDAQAQVDALRKEGLSPIVVKN
- a CDS encoding ABC transporter substrate-binding protein → MRRAIGAGWTPAVLAVGLVLGVALPAGGESPRRGGAYQFSLGPSDPPSLDPAHVTDTTSHAVVSELFDGLVEFDPQMRVRPAIAERWEIAADGRTYRFFLRKGVRFQNGREVSAEDFRYSFLRVLDPKTKSERTWILDRLEGATDFLGGKTADVQGIRVRDRYTLELRLGERFPPFLALLAYPAAMVVPREAVEQAGADFSTRPVGTGPFRLTEWRRDDRLVLTANPDYFRGRPHLDRIVFRIIPEDLTRLQEFKAGTLHHSDVPAGLYQSIVADPALRGRLHSQSILGIQAVRLNVEVPPFAGNRKLRQAFNHAVDKEAFARVIMEGRVKPAAGILPPGMPGYSGGLAGYPFDRARAGQLLAEAGFPEGKGLPPLALHYNTSLTNRRLAEFVQAQLAEVGVKVELAALDWPAYLKLVDAGQTQMHRMGWIADYPDPENFLTVLFHSRNIGARGNTSRYRNPEVDALLDRADRTMGEAERVRLYQQAERRIVEDAPWIFLNYYSTDLLVHPAVRNLLEQLSPMDSSPTVSLVQMRLVWLAE
- a CDS encoding ABC transporter permease; the protein is MGLLPFAVRRALQLIPVLLGLTLIVFALQAVALGDPVRAAMGQRGDPEAIARIRADYGLDAPLWVQYGRYLGRLLRGDLGRSFRQQVPVADLIVERLPATVRLAVAAMGLAALLGVAAGVASAVTHGRMLDAAIMTVALLGISTPVFWLGMILILLFAVTLGWFPISGYGDGDWRHLVLPALALGALHVGYIARMTRGSLLEVLREDYLRTARAKGLREGVVLLKHGLRNASLPILTLMGIGIGDLLVGAPLTETVFAWPGLGRLLVTAVANRDLPVVLGATLLFALIYVAANFLVDCCYVLADPRIRLAGERR